One window of the Archangium primigenium genome contains the following:
- a CDS encoding ADP-ribosylation factor-like protein translates to MSSVNLVAREVAVKIVFYGPGLSGKTSTLRKVFETVRPAHRGEMMSIATEGDRTLFFDFLPVKVERVNDCTVRLALYTVPGQVFYNATRKLVLQGADGVVFVADSQPEMMDANRESLANLEENLLEQGIRLERFPLVVQWNKRDLPSALSVEELREALNPRGVPDFETEAVSGRGVMDALKAITRLVIQDLRAKKIVPPPRVAPPPGAASGRGNLEAQLSQHLVGRASSAAPPAMAPRPSRSMPAIGAPPPAQPPLPEPGVPATAPPSLTGQRPLGATSALAPSDLFDHARAAEGAFAAGDYATCIQACLDAARRGLALAGEGSLAAQAYLLHVDGGDLLKLQTLGARSSHRVDDAAFALYVLMHIFTRLHTAGLPAPATE, encoded by the coding sequence GTGAGCAGCGTCAATCTGGTGGCCAGGGAAGTGGCGGTGAAGATCGTCTTCTACGGACCGGGTCTGTCCGGCAAGACGAGCACGCTGCGCAAGGTGTTCGAGACGGTGCGCCCGGCGCACCGGGGCGAGATGATGTCCATCGCCACCGAGGGCGATCGCACGCTCTTCTTCGACTTCCTGCCGGTGAAGGTGGAGCGGGTGAATGACTGCACGGTGCGCCTGGCGCTCTACACCGTGCCCGGTCAGGTCTTCTACAACGCCACGCGCAAGCTGGTGCTCCAGGGCGCCGACGGGGTGGTGTTCGTCGCGGACTCGCAGCCGGAGATGATGGACGCCAACCGCGAGTCGCTGGCCAACCTGGAGGAGAACCTGCTGGAGCAGGGCATCCGGCTGGAGCGCTTCCCGCTGGTGGTGCAGTGGAACAAGCGGGATCTGCCCTCGGCGCTGTCCGTGGAGGAGCTGCGCGAGGCGCTCAATCCGCGCGGCGTGCCCGACTTCGAGACCGAGGCCGTCAGCGGCCGGGGCGTGATGGACGCGCTCAAGGCCATCACCCGGCTGGTCATCCAGGACTTGCGCGCCAAGAAGATCGTGCCGCCGCCACGCGTGGCGCCGCCCCCGGGCGCGGCCTCCGGGCGGGGCAACCTGGAGGCCCAGCTGAGCCAGCACCTGGTGGGCCGTGCGTCCTCGGCCGCGCCGCCCGCCATGGCGCCCCGGCCCTCGCGGAGCATGCCCGCCATCGGCGCCCCGCCCCCCGCCCAGCCGCCCCTGCCCGAGCCCGGGGTCCCGGCCACCGCGCCCCCGTCCCTCACGGGACAGCGGCCCCTGGGCGCGACGAGTGCCCTGGCCCCGTCCGACCTGTTCGATCATGCCCGGGCGGCGGAAGGCGCGTTCGCGGCGGGCGACTACGCCACCTGCATCCAGGCGTGCCTGGACGCGGCGCGGCGGGGCCTGGCGCTCGCGGGCGAGGGCTCGCTGGCGGCCCAGGCCTACCTGCTGCACGTGGATGGGGGGGACCTGCTCAAGCTGCAGACGCTCGGCGCGCGCTCCAGTCACCGGGTGGATGACGCCGCCTTCGCCCTGTACGTGCTGATGCACATCTTCACCCGGCTGCACACCGCCGGACTGCCCGCGCCCGCCACGGAGTAG
- a CDS encoding anhydro-N-acetylmuramic acid kinase, whose protein sequence is MDSRAVLPPSRLCVGLLSGTSVDAVEAVLCQVEGTGAEVRITLLAHVSRPFPPEFTHQVLAANDARALCELNFALGERFAEAALEAIARGGARPEDVDVIGSHGQTMAHLPAHLSATPSTLQLGEASVIAERTGIPVVSDFRTRDVAAGGQGAPLVPYLDWALFRKPGVARALQNLGGIGNVSVVGDRLEDTLAFDTGPGNMVLDGLARRITQGRLQCDLDGSLSREGQVVPALLEELLAHPFLALPPPRSAGREGFGDALVTGLWERARHVAPRDLMATAVAFTVEATARAYEAWLLPRFSLEAVYVSGGGIRNPVLMERLTARLSPLPVRPVDALGLPEGAKEAVCFALLASEHLAGTPANVPSATGARRRVVLGKLTP, encoded by the coding sequence ATGGACTCGCGAGCCGTCCTTCCCCCGTCGCGGCTGTGCGTCGGGCTGTTGTCGGGCACCAGCGTGGACGCGGTGGAGGCAGTGCTCTGCCAGGTGGAGGGCACGGGCGCCGAGGTCCGCATCACCCTGCTGGCACACGTCTCGCGGCCCTTCCCGCCCGAGTTCACCCACCAGGTGCTCGCGGCGAACGATGCCCGTGCGCTGTGCGAGCTCAACTTCGCCCTGGGTGAGCGCTTCGCCGAGGCCGCGCTGGAGGCCATCGCGCGGGGCGGCGCGCGGCCCGAGGACGTGGACGTCATCGGCTCGCATGGTCAGACGATGGCGCACCTGCCCGCGCACCTGTCGGCCACGCCCTCCACCCTGCAGCTCGGGGAGGCGTCCGTCATCGCCGAGCGCACCGGCATCCCCGTGGTGAGCGACTTCCGCACCCGGGACGTGGCCGCGGGGGGCCAGGGCGCGCCCCTGGTGCCCTACCTGGACTGGGCCCTGTTCCGCAAACCCGGCGTGGCGCGGGCGCTGCAGAACCTGGGGGGCATCGGCAACGTGAGCGTGGTAGGCGATCGGCTCGAGGACACGCTCGCCTTCGACACCGGGCCGGGCAACATGGTGCTGGACGGGCTGGCGCGGCGGATCACCCAGGGACGGCTGCAGTGCGACCTGGACGGGAGCCTCTCGCGCGAGGGCCAGGTGGTGCCCGCGCTGCTCGAGGAGCTGCTCGCGCACCCCTTCCTCGCCCTGCCCCCGCCGCGGAGCGCCGGCCGCGAGGGTTTCGGGGACGCCCTGGTGACGGGGCTGTGGGAGCGGGCGCGGCACGTGGCCCCGCGGGATTTGATGGCCACGGCGGTGGCGTTCACGGTGGAGGCCACGGCGCGCGCGTACGAGGCGTGGCTGCTGCCCCGCTTCTCGCTGGAGGCGGTGTACGTGTCCGGCGGCGGCATCCGCAACCCGGTGCTGATGGAGCGGCTGACGGCGCGGCTGTCTCCCCTGCCCGTACGCCCAGTGGATGCGCTGGGCCTGCCAGAGGGTGCCAAGGAGGCGGTGTGCTTCGCGCTGCTGGCCAGCGAGCACCTCGCGGGGACGCCCGCGAACGTGCCGTCGGCGACTGGCGCCCGGCGGAGAGTCGTTCTAGGAAAGCTGACACCGTGA
- a CDS encoding thrombospondin type 3 repeat-containing protein → MKALLNPGSRRALARASVLGLALWGASPAWATGEYPDILQSTLSLPSYPSCALCHQGPQAVGTVVTPFGMSLRARGLVSFNNASLRSALEKLEAEKVDSDGDGVPDIEELKTGRDPNRAEATGGDGEPILEEVLPEPTYGCGVAPGGLSLGLAGLLLVLKRRR, encoded by the coding sequence ATGAAAGCGCTCCTGAATCCCGGCTCCCGTCGCGCCCTGGCGCGGGCCTCCGTCCTGGGTCTCGCCCTGTGGGGGGCCTCGCCCGCGTGGGCGACGGGGGAGTACCCCGACATCCTTCAATCCACGCTGAGCCTGCCGTCCTACCCCTCGTGCGCCCTCTGTCATCAGGGGCCGCAGGCGGTGGGCACGGTGGTCACGCCCTTCGGCATGTCCCTGCGCGCCCGGGGGCTGGTGAGCTTCAACAACGCGTCCTTGCGCTCGGCCCTGGAGAAGCTGGAAGCCGAGAAGGTGGACAGCGACGGGGACGGCGTGCCGGACATCGAGGAGCTCAAGACGGGCCGGGATCCGAACCGGGCCGAGGCCACCGGCGGGGACGGCGAGCCCATCCTCGAGGAGGTGCTGCCCGAGCCCACGTATGGCTGTGGCGTGGCCCCGGGCGGACTGTCCCTGGGGCTGGCGGGCCTGCTGCTCGTGCTCAAGCGGCGCCGCTGA